In Luteimonas viscosa, the genomic window CCGGCACCGTGGTCTTCGCCGACTTGCGCACATCCTGCGACAACGACCTGCCCACATCGTCGCTTTCCTTGATGCGCCCGTTCTCGTCGCGACGGATATAGCGCTTGTCGCCGTTGGGCGCGATCAGTTCGCGCTTGGCTGCCGACGACGTCGACCTGCCGCCCTTGCCTGCACCGCTGCTCTTCATGGCCATCGGGGAAACTCCCTGAGTGATCCGGAGAAAGGGCGCCCCCTGAGGGGCGCCCGTTGGGCCCGGCGCGCCGGCGGGTGCCGGCGATGCGACGGGCCTGGCGCGATCAGGCGGCCTTGGTGTCCATCTGCGCGCGCTCGTTGCCGCCCTGCTCGGCCAGCATGGTCAGCTTCTCGTCGGTCGCCTTCTCTTCCTTGAGGGTCTCGAGCAGGAGCTTGAGCGCATCGCGCTGTCCCTGCTGCTTGGCGAGCGCGGCGAGAGTGCCGTAGGCGGCGATCTCGTAGTGCTCGACCTTCTGCGCGCCGCCGATCAGCGCGGCATCGCGCAGCGGGCCCTTCTCGATCGAGTCGATGACGTCCTTGCCCTCCTCGACCAGGCCTTCCATCGCCGCGCACTTGATGCGCTTGAGCTTGATGCCCATCAGCTCGACGATCTGGTCGATGCGCTCGATCTGCACCTGGGTTTCTTCCAGGTGGGCCTCGAAGGCCGCGACCAGCCTGGGGTTGTCGGCCGCGCGTGCCAGCCGCGGCAGCGCCTTCGACATCTGCTTCTCGGCGCTGTAGGTGTCGGACAGTTCGTGGATGAACAGTTCTTCGAAATTCTTGACGGACATGTCGATGGCTCCAGTGGATGTCGGGGGATTCCCTGGACTGCGGCCGCTACGGTGCGTGCCGGCACAGGGGAGTGAAGCACCTGGTGGAAATGGTGAAACGGGGTGTGGGTCGTGTCGAAACCTCGGCAAACGCAGCGTCATCTCACGCGCAGTGCATCCTTCGCGGAGTTCGCCGGATGCGATTTGCATTGCCGGTCACTACGCGTTCGTACTCTGGCGTTCGCCCTGCAATGCAGCGGAAACGAGGGTGGCATGCACGAGGCCCCGCGGACGGGGCCTCGCGTGTTCTCCGGCTGATCCGCGGTCAGCGCCCGTCGCCGTCCGCATCGCCGGGCAGCGCGCGTTCCACGCGGTGCCAGGCAGCGCGGGTGGCGTCGCGTGCCTCGTTCCATTCCAGGCGCGAGTTGCCGCGGCCGCGCTCGTACTCGGCGCGCAGCTCCGGCTCG contains:
- a CDS encoding ferritin-like domain-containing protein, with the protein product MSVKNFEELFIHELSDTYSAEKQMSKALPRLARAADNPRLVAAFEAHLEETQVQIERIDQIVELMGIKLKRIKCAAMEGLVEEGKDVIDSIEKGPLRDAALIGGAQKVEHYEIAAYGTLAALAKQQGQRDALKLLLETLKEEKATDEKLTMLAEQGGNERAQMDTKAA